A single Carassius carassius chromosome 3, fCarCar2.1, whole genome shotgun sequence DNA region contains:
- the shcbp1 gene encoding LOW QUALITY PROTEIN: SHC SH2 domain-binding protein 1 (The sequence of the model RefSeq protein was modified relative to this genomic sequence to represent the inferred CDS: deleted 1 base in 1 codon), translated as MSEEARNAATENSVEIVITLTSQDPPNNNDLNVIQHTEREPETVCDEIRPNHRRGFKELFQTAAEEEDDDDDSGTHYLNADERPCTQLQRAERPGGHGKLLDTFQTDNLLYYERLKAYQDYMLGDCKTSEVEAFTAEYLEKIVEPCDWQAIWHTDVFDVLVEVADVDCKELKAKMELVLPMECETRGCDLTEEAMKLLLEATFHKVPLLELSVVYDESGDFDQTALALEHLRFFYEHIWRKWDEEDEDDDFDYFVRCVEPRLRLYYDILEDRVPAGLVAEYHSTLALCSERFQEFSNLRSGLDSDSESEQDNISMVEGLRLYEQLEALKRKLRIIENPLLRYVLGYKVNTGQQSCRAKGPRPAGGRVVHLVSALSTVHQLQSLITDKLMPHYSSEEFEVQFHSDPVLAVSACYEGDVVIICPGLYSITSSISIVDSIEVEGYGLPDEVVIEKRNKGDAFVESTGANVKLSNRRFIQRDAVEGILCVRQGKLEMENCVMQSKTTGVIVRSAAQLCMNMCDLYGSKGAGVEIYPGSVCSLVGNGIHHCKEGILIKDFTDELDAMPEITMVNNMIHNNQGYGVILVKPGEATVEDLPAEPSAADEKESEDTSVQSEADIDDDEDGGDDDDDVPAIVMEEECPTIKHDHSVPPDFTEGNDAIKQELVATSAKKHGLQRSRMKALGAMQADENLLSQEMFISIHGNQFKHNGEGSFGTFLY; from the exons ATGTCTGAGGAGGCGAGAAACGCCGCTACAGAAAACAGCGTAGAAATAGTTATCACACTGACCAGCCAAGATCCTCCCAATAATAATGACCTCAACGTCATCCAGCATACAGAAAGAGAGCCAGAGACTGTCTGCGATGAGATCAGACCCAACCACAGGCGGGGTTTTAAAG AGTTATTTCAGACAGcagcagaagaagaagatgatgatgatgacagcgGCACCCATTATCTGAATGCTGATGAGAGACCATGTACTCAACTACAGCGAGCAGAGAGGCCAGGTGGACATGGAAAACTGCTGGACACCTTCCAGACAGACAATCTTCTCTACTATGAGAGATTGAAAGCATATCAAGATTACATGCTTG GTGACTGTAAAACGTCTGAAGTAGAAGCCTTCACGGCTGAGTACCTGGAGAAGATCGTGGAGCCGTGTGATTGGCAAGCCATATGGCACACAGATGTGTTTGATGTGCTGGTGGAA GTTGCTGATGTGGATTGTAAGGAGCTGAAGGCAAAGATGGAGCTGGTGCTGCCGATGGAGTGTGAGACCAGAGGCTGCGATCTGACTGAAGAGGCCATGAAGCTCCTGCTGGAGGCTACTTTTCATAAAGTGCCTCTTCTGGAGCTATCGGTTGTTTATGATGAATCCGGGGACTTTGATCAGACTGCTTTGGCCCTGGAACACCTCAG GTTTTTCTACGAGCACATCTGGAGGAAGtgggatgaggaagatgaggacgATGACTTTGATTACTTTGTTCGGTGTGTGGAGCCTCGTCTTAGGCT GTACTATGATATCTTGGAGGATCGTGTTCCAGCTGGTCTTGTAGCCGAGTATCACTCGACACTGGCACTCTGCTCTGAGAGGTTTCAGGAGTTTTCCAACCTGAGAAGTGGCCTGGACAGTGACTCGGAGTCTGAGCAGGACAACATATCCATGGTGGAAGGACTGCGTCTGTATGAGCAGCTGGAAGCACTTAAACGCAAGCTGCGTATTATTGAAAACCCGCTGCTCAG GTACGTTCTGGGCTACAAGGTGAACACTGGTCAGCAGTCATGCAGGGCAAAGGGGCCACGTCCCGCTGGCGGCCGAGTGGTTCACTTGGTATCTGCCTTGTCCACAGTTCACCAGCTTCAAAGCTTGATAACTGACAAACTGATGCCCCACTATTCAAGTGAAGAGTTTgaagtgcag TTTCACAGTGACCCAGTGCTTGCAGTCAGTGCGTGCTATGAGGGGGATGTGGTCATCATATGCCCTGGCCTTTACAGCATCACCAGCTCTATCAGTATTGTTGACTCCATAGAGGTCGAAG GATACGGTCTGCCGGACGAGGTGGTGATCGAGAAGCGTAACAAGGGTGACGCATTTGTGGAGTCAACAGGAGCAAACGTCAAACTCTCAAATCGAAGA TTCATACAGCGCGACGCCGTTGAAGGCATCTTGT GTGTTCGCCAGGGGAAGCTGGAAATGGAAAATTGTGTGATGCAGTCTAAGACCACAGGTGTGATTGTGCGATCGGCGGCCCAGCTCTGCATGAACATGTGTGACCTGTACGGCTCCAAG GGTGCCGGTGTGGAGATCTACCCTGGGAGTGTATGCAGTCTGGTGGGCAACGGCATCCATCACTGCAAGGAGGGGATCCTGATTAAG GATTTTACAGACGAGTTGGACGCCATGCCTGAAATCACTATGGTGAATAACATGATCCACAACAATCAGGGCTACGGGGTTATCTTGGTCAAGCCAGGTGAAGCCACTGTGGAGGATCTGCCCGCAGAGCCCAGTGCTGCAG ATGAGAAGGAATCTGAGGACACAAGTGTACAATCAGAGGCAGAtatagatgatgatgaggatggtggtgatgatgatgatgatgtgcctGCCATTGTCATGGAGGAAGAGTGCCCAACCATCAAACATGATCATTCTGTCCCCCCAGACTTCACTGAGGGAAATGATGCCATCAAGCAAGAGTTGGTTGCCACATCAGCCAAGAAACATGGGCTTCAGAGGAGCCGGATGAAAGCACTAGGGGCCATGCAGGCTGATGAGaatctactctcacaggaaatGTTCATTTCCATTCATGGAAATCAATTCAAGCACAATGGAGAGGGAAGCTTTGGTACCTTCCTGTACTGA